The Metabacillus schmidteae genome has a segment encoding these proteins:
- a CDS encoding alpha-ketoacid dehydrogenase subunit beta, which yields MAVISYIEAITMAMREEMERDENVFVLGEDVGRKGGVFKATAGLYDQFGEERVIDTPLAESAIAGVGIGAAMYGMRPIAEMQFADFIMPAVNQIVSEAAKIRYRSNNDWSCPITIRAPFGGGVHGALYHSQSVEAMFANQPGLKIVIPSTPYDAKGLLKAAIRDDDPVLFFEHKRAYRLIKGEVSTDDYVLPIGKADVKREGDDVTVITYGLCVHFALQAAERLANDGISVHVLDLRTVYPLDKESIIEAASKTGKVLLITEDNKEGSIIGEVSAIIAENCLFDLDAPIMRLAGPDVPAMPYAPTMEKFFMVNPDKVEDAIRKLAEF from the coding sequence ATGGCTGTTATATCGTATATTGAAGCCATTACGATGGCGATGCGTGAAGAAATGGAGCGCGACGAAAATGTTTTTGTATTAGGTGAAGATGTTGGCCGTAAAGGTGGCGTTTTTAAAGCAACTGCAGGCTTGTATGATCAATTCGGTGAAGAACGTGTAATAGATACACCACTAGCCGAATCAGCCATCGCAGGTGTTGGCATTGGGGCGGCTATGTATGGGATGAGACCAATTGCAGAAATGCAGTTTGCTGATTTTATAATGCCTGCAGTAAATCAAATTGTTTCAGAAGCTGCAAAAATTAGATATCGTTCAAACAATGATTGGAGCTGTCCGATAACAATTCGGGCACCTTTTGGTGGTGGAGTGCATGGAGCATTATATCATTCTCAATCAGTTGAAGCGATGTTTGCCAATCAACCAGGGCTGAAGATTGTCATACCGTCAACACCATATGATGCTAAAGGACTTTTAAAAGCAGCAATCCGTGATGATGATCCGGTTCTTTTCTTTGAACATAAACGTGCTTATCGATTAATAAAAGGTGAAGTATCAACAGATGATTATGTGTTGCCAATTGGAAAAGCAGATGTGAAGCGAGAAGGAGATGACGTAACAGTTATCACCTACGGGTTATGTGTTCATTTTGCACTTCAAGCTGCTGAACGTTTGGCGAATGATGGCATTTCTGTTCATGTATTAGATTTACGTACAGTATACCCATTAGATAAAGAATCAATCATTGAAGCAGCTTCAAAAACAGGTAAAGTATTACTGATTACAGAAGATAATAAAGAAGGTAGTATTATTGGTGAGGTATCAGCGATTATTGCAGAAAACTGCTTATTTGATTTAGATGCTCCGATAATGAGATTAGCAGGTCCAGATGTTCCGGCAATGCCTTATGCTCCGACGATGGAAAAATTCTTTATGGTCAATCCGGACAAAGTGGAAGATGCAATTCGTAAATTAGCAGAGTTTTAA
- a CDS encoding thiamine pyrophosphate-dependent dehydrogenase E1 component subunit alpha has product MTENRHQMLNLTDEDVLKMYETMLLARKIDERMWLLNRAGKIPFVISCQGQEAAQVGAAFALDRNEDYVLPYYRDMGVVLTFGMTAKDLMLSGFAKAEDPNSGGRQMPGHFGQKKNRIVTGSSPVTTQVPHAVGIALAGRMQKKNLVTFVTFGEGSSNQGDFHEGANFAAVHKLPVIFMCENNKYAISVPYDKQVACEKISDRAIGYGMPGETVDGNDPLEVYRAVKDAADRGRRGEGPTLIETISYRLTPHSSDDDDRSYREQNEVAEAKKNDPILTFAQYLTSLGILTDQKEKEIIDNIMTVVNEATDYAEAAPYADPKHALKYVYAE; this is encoded by the coding sequence ATGACAGAAAATCGTCATCAAATGTTAAACCTTACTGATGAAGATGTATTAAAAATGTATGAAACAATGTTATTAGCGAGAAAAATTGATGAACGGATGTGGCTTTTAAACCGTGCCGGCAAAATCCCATTTGTTATTTCTTGTCAGGGACAAGAAGCAGCTCAAGTGGGAGCTGCTTTTGCGCTAGACCGTAATGAGGATTATGTGCTTCCCTACTATAGAGATATGGGAGTTGTTTTAACATTCGGAATGACCGCTAAAGATCTAATGCTTTCAGGTTTTGCAAAAGCTGAAGATCCCAACTCCGGCGGAAGACAAATGCCTGGTCATTTTGGTCAGAAAAAAAATAGGATTGTTACGGGGTCTTCACCTGTTACCACTCAGGTTCCTCATGCGGTCGGTATTGCACTTGCGGGAAGAATGCAAAAAAAGAACCTTGTTACATTTGTGACCTTTGGTGAAGGATCATCAAATCAGGGTGATTTCCATGAGGGGGCGAATTTTGCTGCTGTTCATAAATTACCGGTTATTTTTATGTGTGAAAATAACAAGTATGCCATTTCTGTTCCTTATGATAAGCAAGTGGCATGCGAAAAGATTTCAGATCGGGCAATTGGATATGGAATGCCGGGAGAAACTGTGGATGGGAATGATCCTCTTGAAGTGTATCGGGCAGTCAAAGATGCAGCTGACCGAGGACGTCGTGGAGAGGGTCCTACACTAATCGAAACAATTTCTTATCGATTAACACCACATTCAAGCGATGATGATGATCGAAGTTATCGAGAACAAAACGAAGTAGCTGAAGCAAAGAAAAATGATCCAATTTTAACGTTTGCCCAGTATTTAACATCACTTGGAATTTTAACAGATCAAAAAGAAAAAGAAATCATCGATAACATTATGACGGTTGTGAATGAGGCAACAGATTATGCAGAAGCGGCTCCATATGCGGATCCAAAGCACGCTTTGAAATATGTGTACGCAGAGTAG
- the lpdA gene encoding dihydrolipoyl dehydrogenase, whose product MATEYDLVILGGGTGGYVAAIRASQLGLKTAIVEKGELGGTCLHKGCIPSKALLRSAEVFATTKKSDQFGIETTDVKLNFIKVQERKQAIVNQLHQGVQQLMKKGKIHIYEGFGRILGPSIFSPMPGTISVEMNNGTENEMLIPKNVIIATGSRPRSLEGLDIDGKTVLSSDEALELTSLPKSVIIVGGGVIGIEWASMLSDFDVEVTLLEYAERILPTEDEEISKEMQRLITKKGVNIYTSAKVLPETINKENGVTIHAEFKGESMEFSGELMLVSVGRNPNVEGIGLENTDIQLEKGFINTNQFYQTKESHIYAIGDVIGGLQLAHVASHEGIVAVEHIAGKSPIPIDHTLISKCIYSSPEVASVGFTESEAKEKGYKVKIGKFPFKAIGKALVFGEVDGFVKLVVDEATDDLLGVHMIGPHVTDMISEAGLAKVLDATPWEISHTIHPHPSLSEAIGEAALAVGGKAIHY is encoded by the coding sequence GTGGCTACTGAATACGATTTAGTTATTCTTGGAGGAGGTACCGGAGGCTATGTTGCTGCCATAAGGGCTTCACAGCTTGGACTTAAAACAGCGATTGTTGAGAAGGGGGAGCTTGGAGGAACCTGCCTTCATAAAGGTTGTATTCCGAGTAAAGCTTTATTAAGGAGTGCTGAGGTTTTCGCAACAACTAAAAAAAGTGATCAATTCGGTATAGAAACAACTGATGTGAAACTTAATTTTATAAAGGTGCAAGAGCGGAAACAAGCAATTGTAAACCAATTGCATCAAGGTGTTCAGCAATTAATGAAAAAAGGAAAAATCCATATATATGAAGGGTTTGGCCGAATTCTTGGTCCATCCATTTTTTCACCAATGCCCGGAACGATTTCGGTCGAGATGAACAATGGTACAGAAAATGAGATGCTCATTCCAAAGAATGTCATTATTGCTACAGGGTCAAGACCCAGAAGTCTTGAAGGGCTGGACATAGATGGAAAAACCGTTTTAAGTTCTGATGAGGCACTAGAATTAACAAGCCTGCCAAAATCAGTCATCATCGTTGGTGGTGGTGTGATAGGAATCGAATGGGCTTCAATGCTTTCAGATTTTGATGTTGAAGTAACCTTATTAGAATACGCTGAGCGTATCTTACCGACAGAAGATGAAGAAATATCCAAAGAAATGCAAAGATTAATAACAAAAAAAGGTGTAAACATCTACACAAGTGCGAAGGTATTACCAGAGACGATAAACAAGGAAAATGGTGTTACCATTCATGCTGAGTTTAAAGGTGAAAGTATGGAATTTTCAGGAGAGCTAATGTTGGTGTCTGTAGGTCGAAACCCGAATGTTGAGGGAATTGGTCTTGAAAATACAGATATTCAACTTGAGAAAGGGTTTATAAATACTAACCAGTTTTATCAAACGAAGGAATCCCACATCTATGCAATTGGTGATGTGATTGGAGGATTACAGTTAGCACATGTAGCTTCACATGAAGGGATAGTTGCTGTGGAACATATAGCAGGAAAAAGTCCTATTCCAATTGATCATACATTGATATCTAAATGTATTTATAGCTCGCCTGAGGTAGCTAGTGTCGGGTTTACAGAAAGTGAAGCAAAAGAAAAAGGATATAAAGTGAAGATTGGTAAATTTCCATTTAAGGCAATTGGTAAAGCACTTGTTTTTGGCGAGGTCGATGGATTTGTCAAGCTTGTCGTTGATGAGGCAACAGATGATCTATTAGGAGTTCATATGATTGGACCGCATGTAACTGACATGATTTCAGAAGCGGGTCTTGCAAAGGTTCTTGATGCCACTCCATGGGAGATCTCTCATACGATTCATCCACATCCAAGCCTTTCTGAAGCGATTGGTGAGGCAGCACTTGCAGTTGGTGGCAAAGCTATTCACTATTAA
- the buk gene encoding butyrate kinase — protein MLINEFRILVINPGSTSTKIGVFDNERSIFEKTLRHDNEKLSIFPTIIDQYEFRKQTILETLDEEGINISKLSAVCGRGGLLRPIEGGTYTVNDEMIKDLRKGFAGQHASNLGGIIAFEIANALNIPAFIVDPVVVDEMEEIAKISGIASIQRRSIFHALNQKAVARRVAADFNKKYEDLNLIITHMGGGITVGAHKNGRVIDVNNGLHGDGPFSPERAGTVPAGDLVAMCYSGDYFREEMMKTLVGQGGLVGYLGTNDATKVEKMIKEGDQKAALIYNAMAYQIAKEIGSASAVLKGKVDAIVLTGGLAYGKTFVKEISSYIDWIADIYVFPGENELQALAEGALRVLRKEEQAKHYPNEKMVSKVFQS, from the coding sequence TTGCTAATCAACGAATTTCGAATACTAGTTATAAATCCGGGTTCAACCTCAACCAAAATTGGTGTGTTTGACAACGAACGATCCATTTTTGAGAAAACATTAAGACATGATAATGAAAAACTTAGTATTTTCCCTACGATTATTGATCAATACGAGTTTAGAAAACAGACAATTCTAGAAACACTAGATGAAGAAGGAATCAACATCTCCAAATTGAGTGCAGTTTGTGGCCGTGGTGGGCTGCTTCGTCCAATTGAAGGTGGTACATACACAGTTAATGATGAGATGATCAAGGATTTAAGAAAAGGTTTCGCTGGACAGCATGCTTCAAATTTAGGAGGTATTATAGCATTTGAAATTGCAAATGCCTTAAATATTCCTGCCTTTATCGTTGATCCTGTTGTTGTAGATGAAATGGAGGAAATTGCAAAAATCTCCGGTATTGCTTCTATTCAAAGAAGGAGCATTTTCCATGCGTTAAATCAAAAAGCAGTTGCTCGTAGAGTAGCTGCAGATTTCAATAAAAAATATGAAGATCTTAATTTAATCATCACTCATATGGGTGGTGGAATAACAGTTGGTGCTCATAAAAACGGCCGAGTGATTGATGTAAATAACGGTCTACACGGTGATGGACCATTTAGCCCTGAGAGGGCAGGTACTGTACCGGCAGGAGACCTTGTAGCGATGTGCTATTCAGGTGATTATTTCCGTGAAGAAATGATGAAAACTCTAGTTGGGCAAGGTGGTTTAGTCGGTTACTTAGGTACAAATGATGCAACAAAAGTAGAAAAAATGATCAAAGAAGGAGATCAAAAAGCAGCATTAATATATAATGCAATGGCTTATCAAATTGCGAAAGAAATCGGTTCGGCAAGTGCTGTTTTAAAAGGAAAGGTTGATGCGATCGTGTTAACCGGAGGATTAGCATATGGAAAAACCTTTGTGAAGGAAATTTCTTCGTATATTGATTGGATTGCAGATATCTATGTGTTCCCTGGGGAAAATGAGCTTCAGGCGTTAGCCGAAGGTGCACTTCGTGTATTGAGAAAAGAAGAGCAAGCCAAGCATTATCCGAATGAGAAAATGGTATCAAAGGTTTTTCAATCGTAA
- the bcd gene encoding branched-chain amino acid dehydrogenase: protein MEIFKYMEQYDYEQLVFCQDKQSGLKAIIAIHDTTLGPALGGTRMWTYATEEEAIEDALRLARGMTYKNAAAGLNLGGGKTVIIGDPRKDKNEEMFRAFGRYIQGLNGRYITAEDVGTTVADMDLIHEETDYVTGISPAFGSSGNPSPVTAFGVYRGMKAAAKEAFGSDSLEGKVVAVQGVGNVAYNLCKHLHEEGAKLIVTDINQEAVKRAVDDFNAKAVEPNDIYGVDCDIYAPCALGATINDVTIPQLKASVIAGAANNQLKDTKHGDIIHEMGIVYAPDYVINAGGVINVADELYGYNSERALKKVETIYNNISRVIEIAKRDGIPTYKAADRLAEERISRMRNSRSQFLQNGHHILSRRS, encoded by the coding sequence ATGGAAATTTTTAAATATATGGAGCAGTATGACTATGAGCAATTGGTATTTTGCCAAGATAAACAATCTGGGTTAAAAGCAATTATCGCTATACATGATACTACATTGGGTCCTGCTCTAGGTGGAACACGTATGTGGACGTACGCAACAGAGGAAGAAGCAATAGAAGATGCACTTCGTCTTGCGCGTGGAATGACATATAAAAATGCTGCTGCAGGCTTAAACCTTGGAGGCGGAAAAACAGTAATCATTGGTGATCCTAGAAAAGATAAAAATGAAGAAATGTTCCGTGCATTTGGCCGTTATATACAAGGTTTAAATGGTCGGTATATTACGGCTGAGGATGTTGGAACTACGGTAGCTGATATGGATTTAATTCATGAAGAAACAGATTATGTTACAGGAATTTCTCCTGCATTTGGTTCCTCGGGTAATCCTTCACCGGTAACAGCATTTGGAGTGTACAGGGGAATGAAGGCTGCTGCAAAAGAGGCTTTTGGTTCAGACTCACTTGAAGGAAAAGTTGTGGCTGTTCAGGGTGTTGGAAATGTTGCATATAACCTTTGCAAGCATCTTCATGAGGAAGGAGCAAAATTAATTGTAACAGACATCAATCAAGAAGCTGTTAAGAGAGCTGTTGATGATTTTAATGCTAAGGCAGTTGAGCCAAATGACATTTATGGTGTTGATTGTGATATTTACGCACCTTGTGCATTGGGAGCTACAATAAATGATGTAACGATCCCTCAATTGAAAGCCAGTGTTATTGCAGGGGCAGCGAATAATCAGTTAAAAGATACAAAACACGGTGATATTATTCATGAAATGGGTATCGTATATGCCCCTGATTATGTCATTAATGCTGGTGGTGTCATCAATGTTGCAGATGAATTATACGGATACAACAGTGAAAGAGCGCTCAAAAAAGTTGAAACAATCTACAATAATATCTCCAGGGTAATTGAAATAGCAAAACGAGATGGAATCCCGACGTATAAGGCTGCTGATCGCCTAGCAGAAGAAAGAATTAGTAGGATGAGAAATTCTCGTAGTCAATTCTTGCAAAACGGTCATCATATTTTAAGTCGTAGATCTTAA
- the yqiS gene encoding phosphate butyryltransferase codes for MKLENLLKEAAKIKGQSVAVASAEDEEVIEAVAEAIHRDLAQFMLFGQKDAIELLLDKKGIGKERVQIIHAWSQQQAAELAVRSVHQNEASVLMKGHIPTSSLLKAVLNKEYGLRTGRVLSHVAAFDIPGFSKALIVTDAAMNIEPDIQQKEQIIVNAVNVARSIGVSFPKVAAIAAVEVINPSMKATLDAAALTMMNKRGQIQNCIVDGPLALDNAVSILAAQHKGITSEVAGQADILFVPTIEVGNVLYKSLIYFANAKVGAVIAGAKAPIVLTSRSDSSESKLYSLALALCSSDK; via the coding sequence ATGAAGTTAGAAAACTTGCTCAAAGAAGCAGCAAAAATAAAAGGTCAAAGTGTAGCAGTTGCATCTGCTGAGGATGAAGAGGTAATTGAGGCAGTTGCTGAGGCGATTCATCGTGATTTAGCTCAATTTATGTTATTTGGTCAAAAAGATGCAATTGAACTGTTGCTGGATAAAAAAGGAATAGGAAAAGAAAGAGTTCAAATCATTCATGCTTGGTCTCAACAACAAGCTGCAGAGCTTGCTGTAAGATCGGTTCACCAAAATGAGGCGTCCGTCCTTATGAAAGGACATATACCTACATCAAGTCTTTTAAAAGCTGTATTAAATAAAGAGTATGGTTTAAGAACTGGAAGAGTTTTATCCCATGTTGCTGCGTTTGATATTCCAGGGTTTTCTAAAGCACTTATTGTTACTGATGCAGCCATGAACATTGAGCCTGATATCCAACAAAAGGAACAAATTATCGTCAACGCTGTAAATGTTGCTCGATCAATTGGCGTGTCTTTTCCGAAGGTCGCAGCGATAGCAGCCGTAGAGGTTATAAATCCATCGATGAAAGCAACACTTGACGCGGCTGCTCTCACAATGATGAACAAAAGAGGACAGATTCAAAACTGTATAGTTGATGGTCCTTTAGCACTTGACAATGCAGTCTCAATTCTTGCAGCACAGCATAAAGGAATTACAAGTGAAGTAGCAGGGCAAGCTGACATTCTATTTGTCCCAACTATAGAAGTAGGAAATGTTCTTTATAAATCATTGATTTATTTTGCAAATGCAAAAGTTGGAGCTGTAATTGCTGGCGCAAAGGCACCAATCGTTCTGACAAGTAGATCTGACAGTTCCGAAAGTAAGTTATATTCGTTAGCCTTGGCATTATGTTCTTCAGATAAGTAA
- a CDS encoding sigma-54 interaction domain-containing protein, giving the protein MQRVMIVGAGKTGTALVKKIVETSIMKVVAVVDQNEQAPGFKYARKHGIQTSTKWEPFMKSNLDIIIEATGSNEVMQKLQKEKHSDMMILPGDVALIISDLVEEKEVLIARLKEETYKQKAIINATNDGMIVIDINETIIMFNKTAEKITGFPREKAIGLNIKKVISSSKLGRTLKTREVETNQEQVLENGLKIITNRIPLIDESGNLLGALSLFKDITDVVNLAEEVTNLKDIQMMLEAIIQSSEEAISVVDEEGRGILINRAYTRLTGLTEEQVIGKPATADISEGESMHMKVLQTRRAVRGARMKVGPAKKDVIVNVAPVIVSGKLKGSVGVIHDMSEIQTLTTELNRARQIIRTLEAKYSFADIIGVSDEMKMAIEQAKLGAKTPATVLLRGESGTGKELFAHAIHNASNRKYNKFIRVNCAAIAENLLESELFGYEEGAFSGAKRGGKKGFFEEANNGSIFLDEIGELSANMQAKLLRVLQENEIVRVGGTKPLPVNVRVIAATNVNIERAMAEGSFREDLYYRLNRYPISIPPLRDRKEDIPALCERLLQKLNQDYGRNIESLTSQAINQLIQYHWPGNVRELENVLGRAIIFMEHHETTISGKHIPVLQISQHERKVQENTAFVHNNEETLAEAVERVEANVIKRSLEFHEYNRTQTAKALGISLRSLYYKMEKYKLANNSMQ; this is encoded by the coding sequence ATGCAGCGAGTTATGATAGTTGGGGCAGGCAAAACGGGTACGGCACTAGTGAAAAAAATAGTAGAAACATCAATAATGAAAGTTGTAGCTGTTGTAGACCAAAATGAGCAAGCGCCAGGGTTCAAATATGCTAGAAAACATGGCATACAAACAAGTACAAAGTGGGAACCGTTTATGAAATCTAACCTTGATATCATCATTGAGGCAACCGGTTCTAATGAAGTCATGCAAAAATTACAAAAAGAAAAACACTCAGATATGATGATTTTACCGGGGGATGTAGCTCTTATCATCTCCGATCTTGTTGAAGAGAAAGAAGTACTAATTGCAAGACTTAAAGAAGAAACATATAAACAGAAAGCCATCATAAATGCAACAAATGATGGCATGATTGTCATTGATATAAACGAAACCATTATTATGTTCAATAAAACGGCTGAAAAAATTACAGGTTTTCCTCGTGAGAAAGCAATAGGTTTAAATATAAAGAAAGTCATCTCATCAAGTAAGCTCGGAAGAACATTGAAAACCCGCGAAGTTGAAACAAATCAAGAGCAGGTTCTAGAAAATGGTTTAAAAATAATTACGAATAGAATTCCATTAATTGATGAATCTGGAAATCTATTGGGTGCATTGTCGTTGTTCAAAGATATCACAGATGTGGTGAATTTAGCGGAGGAAGTCACGAATTTAAAAGATATCCAAATGATGCTTGAAGCGATTATACAATCCTCTGAAGAAGCTATATCTGTCGTGGATGAGGAAGGAAGAGGCATTCTTATTAATCGAGCCTATACAAGATTGACCGGGTTAACTGAAGAACAAGTAATAGGTAAACCCGCAACAGCTGATATTTCAGAGGGCGAGAGTATGCATATGAAGGTTTTGCAAACAAGGCGTGCTGTTCGTGGTGCAAGAATGAAGGTAGGGCCGGCTAAGAAAGATGTAATTGTTAATGTTGCGCCGGTTATCGTTAGCGGCAAGCTAAAAGGAAGTGTAGGAGTTATTCATGATATGTCAGAGATTCAAACGTTAACAACAGAACTGAATCGGGCAAGGCAGATCATTCGGACATTGGAAGCGAAATATTCATTTGCAGATATTATTGGAGTAAGTGACGAAATGAAAATGGCAATTGAACAAGCAAAATTAGGAGCTAAAACACCTGCAACTGTCCTTTTGAGAGGGGAATCAGGAACGGGAAAAGAGCTATTTGCCCATGCAATCCATAATGCAAGCAACAGAAAATACAATAAGTTTATTCGAGTTAATTGTGCCGCGATTGCTGAGAACCTTCTTGAAAGTGAGCTATTTGGTTATGAAGAGGGAGCTTTCTCCGGAGCTAAACGAGGCGGAAAAAAAGGTTTTTTCGAAGAAGCGAATAATGGAAGTATCTTTCTAGATGAGATAGGTGAGCTTTCAGCTAATATGCAGGCAAAGCTGCTACGTGTATTGCAAGAGAATGAGATTGTCCGTGTTGGAGGAACTAAGCCGCTTCCGGTAAATGTACGTGTGATTGCTGCTACAAATGTAAATATTGAAAGGGCTATGGCTGAAGGAAGCTTTAGAGAGGATTTATACTATCGATTAAATCGATATCCAATCTCCATCCCACCATTAAGAGATCGTAAAGAAGATATTCCTGCTCTTTGTGAACGACTGCTCCAGAAGTTAAATCAAGACTACGGAAGAAATATTGAAAGCTTAACTTCACAGGCAATCAATCAACTCATTCAATATCATTGGCCAGGAAATGTTAGAGAGCTTGAAAATGTCCTGGGAAGAGCAATTATTTTTATGGAACATCACGAAACCACGATTAGCGGTAAACATATTCCAGTGCTGCAAATTTCTCAACATGAAAGAAAAGTACAAGAAAATACAGCATTTGTTCATAATAATGAAGAGACATTGGCAGAGGCTGTTGAACGGGTTGAGGCTAATGTTATTAAACGATCTCTAGAGTTTCATGAATATAATCGAACGCAAACAGCTAAAGCATTAGGGATTTCATTAAGGAGCCTTTATTACAAAATGGAAAAGTATAAACTTGCAAACAATAGCATGCAATAG
- a CDS encoding DUF2627 domain-containing protein, protein MSRIIALIIMVIPGLIAAYGIKLMRDMTFGILQPPIPYLWVQFMLGLLFFLGGLSFVAGFIFYRDRKRNKVQKKFSRNKG, encoded by the coding sequence ATGTCAAGAATCATTGCCCTAATTATTATGGTTATCCCAGGATTAATAGCAGCTTACGGTATTAAACTTATGCGTGATATGACATTTGGAATTCTTCAGCCTCCTATCCCTTATTTATGGGTTCAGTTCATGTTAGGTCTATTATTTTTTCTAGGTGGGCTTTCATTTGTTGCAGGATTTATTTTTTATAGAGATCGTAAAAGAAATAAAGTCCAAAAAAAATTCAGCAGAAACAAGGGTTAG
- a CDS encoding glycerophosphodiester phosphodiesterase: MTLIFGHRGSAGTSPENTMLSFLAANQAGADGIELDVQMTKDGELVVIHDETVDRTTDGSGFVKDLFLADILKLDASYKFPDFLGKAQIPTLEEVLKWVAALPSFLVNIELKNGIVDYPMIEEKTIELVQKYSLEKRTILSSFNHYSLVKCSELSREIETAILYVEGLYKPWEYAKQVGAAGLHPHYLAVNHTIIESSKSYQVAVRPFTVNEEKWMQDLFENECTAFFTDFPEKAVEERIKYTEKE, translated from the coding sequence ATGACATTAATTTTTGGCCATCGGGGCTCAGCAGGTACTTCTCCTGAAAATACGATGCTATCGTTTTTAGCAGCGAATCAAGCTGGAGCTGATGGAATTGAGTTAGATGTTCAAATGACAAAAGATGGTGAACTTGTTGTTATTCACGATGAAACAGTAGATCGAACAACAGATGGTTCTGGATTTGTAAAGGATTTATTTTTGGCTGACATTTTAAAGTTAGATGCGAGTTATAAATTTCCGGACTTTTTAGGAAAAGCCCAAATCCCTACTCTTGAGGAAGTATTAAAATGGGTTGCTGCTCTTCCGTCATTTTTGGTCAATATCGAATTAAAGAATGGGATTGTTGACTATCCAATGATAGAGGAAAAAACGATTGAATTAGTTCAAAAATATAGTCTTGAAAAGCGAACTATTTTATCGTCATTTAATCATTATAGCTTGGTGAAATGTTCTGAGCTTTCCAGGGAGATTGAAACAGCTATATTGTATGTGGAAGGCTTGTACAAGCCATGGGAATATGCAAAACAAGTTGGTGCAGCTGGATTACATCCACACTATTTAGCCGTAAACCATACCATTATAGAAAGCTCTAAATCATATCAAGTTGCGGTAAGGCCATTTACAGTTAATGAGGAGAAATGGATGCAGGATTTATTTGAGAATGAGTGTACTGCATTTTTTACTGATTTCCCGGAAAAGGCTGTAGAAGAAAGAATAAAATATACTGAAAAAGAGTGA
- a CDS encoding YycC family protein — translation MRPLQISAETAQKLAKSLNVPLEQVMHMPQHILISKLAELNKSEEKKN, via the coding sequence ATGAGACCATTGCAAATTTCTGCTGAAACAGCTCAAAAGCTGGCTAAATCACTTAATGTTCCCCTCGAGCAAGTTATGCATATGCCACAGCATATCCTCATATCTAAGCTGGCTGAACTAAACAAAAGTGAAGAAAAAAAGAACTAA